The Actinotalea sp. JY-7876 sequence GGCCCTCATCCAGCCCGCGCCCTGCGGCGACCTCCGGCACGCGTCCGGGCACTACGACTCGCCCGCGGGGACCATCCGGGCCGCCTGGCGGGTCACCGACGGGGCGATCACGGTCAGCGGTGAGCTGCCGCCGGGGCTGCCCGGCCGCGTCGTGATGCCGTCCGGGGCCGCGCACGACCTCGGGGCCGGGAAGTTCGCCGTCGCGGAGCCGTACCCCACCGGGAGCGTGACGCGATGAGCCTGGTCCCGTGGCCGACCCGCGTCGAGCCGGCGCCGGGGCGGCTCGAGGTCGCCGCCCTGTCTCCCGACGCCTCCTGGGACGAGCACTGGTCCGGACGGTGCGCGGACCTGCCCGCCCTCGCCGACCTGCCCCTGCGGGGCGACGGCCTCCCGCTCCGGCTGGTCCCCCGCGAGTCCGGCACGACCGACGGGCTCCCGGCGCTGCCCCCGCTGGGGCCGGACGGCGAGGTCGCCGACGAGCGGTACCGGCTGCGGGTGGACCGCACCGGCGTCGAGGTGCACGCGGCCGGACCCGAGGGAGCCTTCCGGGCGCTGACCACCCTGCGGCAGCTGCTCGCCGCGGCCGGCGGCGTCGACGGCATCGCCCGCCCGGACGTCGCCGAGATCCAGGACGGGCCTCGCTACGGCTGGCGCGGGCTGTCGCTCGACGTCGTGCGCACGTTCTTCACCGTGGCCGAGGTGATGGCGGTCATCGACCTCATGACGCTCTACAAGCTCAACGTGCTGCACCTGCACCTGACCGACGACCAGGGCTGGCGCCTCGAGGTGCCCGGCCGCCCCGAGCTGACGCGGACGAGCGCCGGCACGGCCTACGCGGGCCGCCCGGGCGGCTTCTACTCCACGGCGGAGCTGCGCGAGATCGTCCGGTACGCGGCCGACCGGTTCGTGCGCGTGGTGCCGGAGGTCGACATCCCCGGGCACAGCGGCGCCGTCCTGCGGGCCTACCCCCACCTGGGGCGCGGCCACGGCGAGCCGGGCGGGTACGCCTCCCACCTGCACCTCGACCACCGGCAGCCGGAGACGTTCGTCTTCCTCCAGCAGGTCGTCGATACCCTGGTCGACCTGACCCCGGGCCCGTACCTCCACCTCGGTGGGGACGAGGCCTTCGGGATGGGCGCCGAAGAGTACGCCACGTTCTGGTCGCGCTTCACCGCCGAGGTCGACCTCCGAGGGCGGCGCCTGGTCGGCTGGCAGGAGCTGTCGCGGGGCGGCCTCGGGGGCGACCCGCTGCTGCAGCACTGGCGCGACAGCTCCCGGACCGATGCCGAGGGCACGGCCGAGATGCGCCGCGCGCTCGGGCTCCCGGACGCGGCGCAGCTCGCCCTGCTCGTCGCCGCCGGGCGGGCCGACGTCGACCGCATGCGGCGGGACGGCAACCGGGTGATCGTCTCGCCCGCCACGGTCGCGTACCTCGACCGGCCGTACGCCGACGTGTCCACGGACCCGGAGGATGTCGCCCTGCGCGACGCCCTCGGCCTGCGCCTGTACGAGCCGATGACCGTCGAGGAGTACTACGCGTGGGACCCGGCGACGGTCGTGCCGGACCTGCCCGCCGACCAGGTCGTCGGCGTGGAGGCGGCCATGTGGACCGAGACCGTCGCCTCCGTGGCGGAGCTGCAGTTCATGCTGCTCCCCCGCCTCGCCGGGGTCGCCGAGAAGGCGTGGTCGACCGCGCCGCGCCCCTGGCAGGACTTCCGTGGGCGCCTGGCCGGGCAGGTGCCGCTGTGGGAGGCGCAGGGATGGCGCTACTTCCGGGCGGCCTCGGTGTGGCCCGACCCGCCCGTCGGACCCGCTCGATGAACTTCGCGCCGAGGAACGGGACCGTGACCCTGCCGAGCGCACCGTCACCCGCCGCAGCACCACGAGGAGCCGCATGACCACCGCACCGCTCGACGAGCTCGTCCCGTTCCGCCGGCGTCGGCCCCGCATCGGCCTCGTGTCCGGCGGTCTCGGCACCTACTGGCCGCAGTTCCCGGGACTGCTCCCCCAGCTGCAGCAGTCCGCCCGGTACGTCGCCGAGCGCTTCGAGGGCCTCGACGTCGACGTCGTCGACGCGGGGTTCGTCTCCGACGCGCAGGAGGGCGCGGCCGCGGCCGAGACGCTCCGCGTGGCGGACTGCGACCTGATCGTCCTCTTCCTCACCACCTACCTCACGTCCTCGATGGTGCTGCCGGTCGCCCAGCGCAGCGGTGCGCCGGTGCTGGTCATCGACCTGCAGCCGACCGAGGCCATGGACCACGCGACCTTCGACACCGGGCAGTGGCTGGCCTACTGCAGCCAGTGCTCGGTGCCCGAGGTCGGCAACGTCTTCCGGCGGGCGGGGATCGAATTCCGCTCCGTGTCCGGCCACCTGCGCAGCGAGCGCGCGTGGACCCGCATCGACCGCTGGGTCCGCGCGGCCGGCGTCCGCGCGCGCCTGCGCACCGCGCGCCACGGCCTGCTCGGCCACCTCTACCCCGGGATGCTCGACGTCGCGACCGACCTCACGCTCCTGCCCACCCAGCTCGGCTCGCACGTCGAGGTGCTCGAGATCGACGACCTGCGGGTGCGGGTCGCGCAGGTGCGCGACGACGAGCTCGCGGCGCGCCTCCGGCTGGCCCACGAGCTGTTCGAGCTGGACGCCTCCGTCGACCCGGTGGATCTGGAGTGGGCGGCACGGGTCTCCGTCGGGCTCGACCGGCTGGTCGCCGACTTCGACCTCGACTCCCTGGCCTACTACCACCGGGGCCTCGAGGGCGAGCAGCACGAGCGGCTCGGCGCCGGCATGATCCTCGGCGCCTCGCTCCTGACCGCGCGCGGCATCCCCGCCGCCGGGGAGTACGAGCTGCGCACCAGCGTCGCCATGCTCGCGACCCAGGCGCTCGGCGCGGGCGGGTCGTTCACCGAGATCCAGGCGCTCAACTTCCACGACGACGTCGTCGAGATGGGGCACGACGGGCCGGCGCACCTGGCCGTGAGCGCGCAGCAGCCGCTGCTGCGCGGGCTCGGGGTCTTCCACGGCAAGCGGGGCTGGGGCGTGTCGGTCGAGTTCGACGTCCGACCGGGTCCGGTGACGACAGTCGGCCTGGGCCAGGAGCGCGACGGCCGGCTCACCTTCCTCACGAGCGAGGGCGAGGTCGTGCCGGGCCCGCTGCTGGCGATCGGGAACACGACGTCGCGCGTGGCCTTCGGGTGCGACCCCGGCGAGTGGGTCGACGCGTGGAGCGCCTCCGGCGTCGGGCACCACTGGGCGCTCGCGCTCGGTCACCGGTCGGCCGACGTTGCCGCCGTGGCGAGCCTCCTGGGCGTCGAGCACCGCCACGTGAGCGGCGGCGCGCACTGATGCGGGGGCCGGTTCGTCCTGCGGGGCGCCCGCTAGTGTCGTGCTCACCAGCCCGCACAGCCACCGAGACAGGACGTGCCCGGCGATGAGCTCCCTCACCCCTCTCCCGCAGGTGGCCCGCGTGGCGGACACCGTCTACGCCACGCTGCGCGGCGCCATCCTCGAGGGCGGCCTCGCCCCCGGGAGCCGGCTCAGCGTGCCCCAGCTCGCCCAGCAGCTCGCGGTGAGCCGGAGCCCCGTGCGCGAGGCGGTCCAGCGCCTCGTGCAGGACGGTCTGGCGACCGAGGAGCCGCACCGCGGCGCGGTCGTCGCCGTGCTGGACCCGTCCGAGCTGCTGCCGCTCTACGAGGTGCGCGAGGTGCTCGAGGGACTGTCCGCGCGTCTCGCGGCCGAGCGCGGCACCCCCGAGGAGATCGAGACCCTGCGCGAGGCGTACGACCGCCACGCGGAGGCGCTCGCCGGGGGCGCCTCGGACCAGCACGTCCCGCTCGACCTCGCGTTCCACGCCGCGCTGCGGGCGGCGGCGCACAACAGCGAGCTCCATACGTCGCTCGACCGGGTCCAGGGCAAGATCGCGGTCGCCATGCTCGGCGGCGACCCGGCGAACTGGTCGCATCAGGCGATCAAGGAGCACCACGCCATCCTGCAGGCGGTCGTCGACCGGCGACCGGACGAGGCGGAGCAGGCGGCGCGGGCGCACATCGTGCGTATCCGGCACGACATCGCAGCCCGGTTCGCCGTCCCGGACCGTCCGGCCGGGACCTAGGCCGGTCGGCGCGGGTCGGACCGACGCCGCGCCGACCGACGACGGACGAGCTCAGTGCCGCCTCGCGGTGCGGCCCGTGATCTCCTCGAGCACCCTCAGCACCGCGATCGAGTCCTCGTGCCCGTGCCCCGCGGCCAGCGCCATGGTGTTGAGGTGCTGGGCCGCCGGGCCGACGGCGAGCGGCACGCCGAGGCTGTCGGCGAGACGGAGCGCGAGGCCGTTGTCCTTGTGCATCAGGTGCAGCGAGAACGTCGGGCTGAAGTCGCCCGCCACCGCGCGCGGCGCGACGTCTCGGAAGAGCCCGCTCACCGACGCCGCCCCGGAGTCCAGTAGCGTGTCCACGAACATGCCAGGGTCGACGCCCGCCGCCTCGGCCAGGAGCAGCACCTCCGCCGTGGCGGCGTTGATGGTGCCGAGCATGAGGTTGTTGAGCAGCTTGATCGTCTGTCCCGCACCGACCGGGCCGGCGAGCAGGATCCGTGCCGCCACGGGCGCGAGAGCCCGTCGCGCCGTCTCCAGGACGTCCTCGTCCCCGCCGACCGCCAGCGTCCAGCGGCCCACCGCCTCGGGCCGCCCGAGGACCGGGCAGTCGGCGTAGCGGCCGCCCGCCGCGCGGAGCAGCTCGTCGCTGCGCCGCGCGGTGGCGGGGTCGATCGTGCTCGTGTCGAGGACCGTCGGGGCGGGCCGCCGCGACGCCGCGACCTGCGCGACGACGTCGGCGACGACGTCCGGCGTCGGCAGCGAGAGCACGACCACGTCGCAGCGGTCCACGAGGTCGGCGAGGTCCTGCGCCAGCGCGACGCCGGCGGTGGCGGCACGGTCGCGCGCCCCCGGATCCGGGTCGTAGGCGAGAACGCCGTCCAGGACGCGGGCGATGGGCAGCCCCATCGCCCCGAGTCCGACCACGCCGACGCGGGCGCCGCCGGCGGTGCCCGCCGGTCGGGTTGCACCGCCGGTGGGTGTGGTCATGACGCGGGTCCTCTCGTGTCGGTGGTCGGCACATCATGGCGGGATGCCTGGGCGAGGGCCTCCGGACCGTCCTTGAGGCACAGGTGCACGGCCGCCGTCCGGAAGGCGCGGGGCAGCGCGAGGACCCGCGGCTGCGGGCCGACGTACTTGCGCTTCGCGTCCGCGAGGGCCTCCTCGAACGTCGCCCGGGTCTTCATCCCCATGCCTCGCGCGTACCCCGGCTCGCGCGCGCCCACGAGGTACACGGCCGACGTGTTCATCTCGGCGATGTGACCGGAACTGATCATCGAGAACCCGTGGAACGGGTGGAACCCGTAGCCGAAGCGGTAGCGGCGGATCAGCTCCGCGTCGGTAGCCAGCAGCTCCGCGTAGGCGTTGACGTCGGGGAGCTGCTGGTTGCCGTTCGTCTGGAACATGTCGTAGATCGCGCGGTAGCCCGTGAACAGCTCGTCGTGGAACCAGCCGTCGCAGATCGAGGACGCGATGATGACGCAGTTGTCGGCCAGGACGCGCTTGTGCCGCACGACCTGGGCCGAGATGGCCTGCATGATCATGAGCGGGTTGGTGCCCATGCCGTCGCCGTAGTGGAACGACTGCGGCAGGCCGAACACCATCACGTCGTACTTCTGCTCGGCGAACGGCACGAAGGTCCGCCGGTCCGCGACGGGCCACGACGCGCGTTGCACGCTCTCCGCGTCGCCCGCGTGCACCGCGATCTGCCGCGCGCGCGTGTCCAGCACCGCGTCGACGCAGAAGAGCCTGCGTCCCATCCGCTCCTCGATGTGGCGCCCGATCTGCTCGAACTTGCTGCGCATCAGCGAGCGATGGCTCACGGGCGTGAAGTCCGGCCGGTGCATGACCTTGGGGACGTGGTGCGCGGCGATGCAGCGCCAGTGGGTGATGCCCGTCGCGATGTGCTTGTACGCACCGGAGTAGCCGCCGTACGGGTTGCCGAGGGTGTGCCCGATCATCACGACGACGTCGGCTTCGAACACGGCACGGTTCACGATGACCGGGTCCCCCTGGGCCGTGCGGCCGAGGTCGACGAGGTTCGCCTCGTCCTCGCTGTCGTGGTTGACGAGGCGGCCGCCGGAGAACTCGGCGTAGAGGTCCGGGCCGAGGATGCCCCGCAGCTCCGCCTCGGTGTTCTTGGCGTGCAGCCCGTTGGAGCACAGCAGCAGGATGTCGCCGGGCGCCACCCCGGCCGCCTCCAGCTCGTCGAGCACGAGGCGGATCGCGACGCGCCGGTGCGAGGTCGCGTGCTCCCCTCCCTTCACGCGGTCGGGGAAGACGATGACGACGCGCGAGCCGGGACCCGCCTGCTCGCCGATCGGCGGGAGACCCAGCGGCGCGCGCAGGGCGGCGCGGGTGGCACCGATCGGGTCCGGGAGGAACGCCGGGTCCGCGACGGTCTCCCCCGGCACGAACACGTCGGTGTCGTCCGGCAGCTCCGCCGTCATGGTCCCGTGGCCGTACTCGAGGTCGACCTTCATGCGGGCTCCTTCGGCAGTCTGTGCATGTTGCATGCAGTATCCTCTACGGAACGGTGCCCGGGCACCAGGCAGGAGGATGACGTGGTCCGCATGGCCCCACCCGCCGCCCGCGGCGACCTCGCCGCGCGCGAGCCGGAGGAGACCTCCGCGGAGGCGGTCGAGCAGCGGATCGTCACCGCGCTGGCCCGCACCGGTGCCGACGGCCGACCCGCGTTCTCCCCCGGTTCCCCCCTCGGCGTCGCGTACTCCGGGGGCGTCGACTCCGCGGTCGTGGTCGCCGTCGCCGCACGTGCCTTCGGCGCGGGGGCGGTGCGCGCGCTGCTCGGCGTCTCGCCGTCGCTGGCGCGGCGTGAGCGCACGCTCGCGCACGCCACCGCGGCAGGGCTCGGGGTGCAGGTCGTCGAGGTCCCCACCCACGAGATGGCCAACCCGGCGTACCGCGCCAACGCGGCCGACCGCTGCTTCCACTGCAAGGACGAGCTCTTCACACGCATCGACGACGACCTCGTCGCGCGCCTGCGTCTGGCCGCCGTCGCCTACGGCGAGAACGCGGACGACGTGCTGCGGCCCGACCGACCCGGGTCGCGCGCCGCGAGCGCCCACGCCGTGCTGCGGCCGCTCGCTGATGCCGGCGTGACGAAGGCGGAGGTGCGCGCGGTTGCGCGCCGCCTGGGCCTGACGGTCGCCGAGAAGCCGGCCGCGCCCTGCCTCGCCTCGCGGATCCCGCACGGCGTCGAGGTCACTCCCGAGCGCCTGCGGCAGGCGGAGGCGGCCGAGGACGCCGTGCTGCGGCTCGGTTTCGCCGACTGCCGCGTGCGCCATCACGGGGAGGTCGCGCGCATCGAGGTCCCCGCCGCGGACCTCGGACGACTCGTCGCGCCCGACGTGCGAGGCGAGCTGGTCGCGGCGGTGCGCGCGGTCGGATTCCGGTTCGTCACCGTCGACCTGGCCGGTATCCAGTCCGGCGCCTTCACCCTGCCCCTGGTCGAGGTCAGCCGTGGACCGCGATGACCTGAGCGGCGTGGCCCACCTCGACCACGACCGCCTCCGGCGCCGCGGCTACCCGGAGGCCGTCCTCGCCGACGCCAAGACACCGGAGCAGCTCGGCAGGATCGCGCGCGCCCTGCGCGAGCGCGGCCCCGACCGCCTCCCGACGGTCTTCACACGGGTCGACGACGCACGGGCCGCCGCCGTGCTCGCCGAGCTGCCCGACGCGCGGTACGAGCCCGTGCCCCGCCTGGTGATCTGGCCGGCGGCACCGCCCGAGGTCAGCGGCGGCCTCGTGGTCGTGGCGTGCGCGGGCACCTCGGACCTCCCTGTCGCGACGGAGGCGGCGCTCGTCGCCTCGTCCTCGGGCCGACCGACCGAGCTGGTCGTGGACATCGGCGTCGCCGGCCTGCACCGGGTGCTGGACCGGCTCGAGCTGCTGCGCTCAGCCGCCGCGATCGTCGTCGTTGCGGGGATGGACGGCGCCCTGCCCGGCGTGATCGCGGGACTGGTCAGCGCCCCCGTGGTGGCCGTCCCGACGTCGGTCGGCTACGGCGCCGCCTTCGGCGGTCTCGCGCCCCTGCTCACCATGCTCACGTCGTGCGCGCCGGGCGTCGCGGTCGTCAACATCGACAACGGGTACGGCGCGGGCCACCTCGCCGCGCAGATCGCGGCGCCCGCGACACCACCGGCCGCCGCTGCACCGGACACCGCGGCACCGGACACGGCCGTGGGCCGGACGCTGTGGCTCGACGCCTCCGCGGGGATCGCGGGCGACATGCTGCTCGGCGCCCTGCTGGACGCGGGCGCACCGCTCGCGTCGGTGCAGGCGGCGGTCGACGCCGTCACCCCCGGCTCCGTCCGGCTCTCCGTGCGGCCGGTGACACGCGGCGGCCAGCGTGCGACGAAGGTCGACGTCGACGTGCTCGTGCCGGACCCGCCCCACCGCACCTGGGCCGCCGTCGAGGAGCACCTCGAGGCGGCACCGCTGCACGCCGAGACCCGCGCCCTCGCGTCGGCCGTCTTCCGGCGGCTCGCCGAGGCGGAGGGTCACGTCCACGGCGTCGACCCGGCGTCGGTGCACTTCCACGAGGTCGGGGCCCTGGACGCGATCGCGGACGTGGTCGGGACCTGCGAGGCGCTGCGCCTGCTCGGCGTCACCGAGGTCGTCGGCACGCCCGTGGCGGTGGGCAGCGGCCACGTGGACGGCGCCCACGGCCGCATGCCGGTGCCCGTGCCGGCCGTGGCGCAGCTGGCCCTCGGCTGGCCGACCACCTCCGGGGACCTGGCGAGACCCCCGGGCGACCACGAGGGGTCCGGCGGCGGCGCACTGGGCGAGCTCGCGACACCGACCGGGATGGCCCTGCTGCGCGCGCTTGCCCCCGGCTGGGGGCCGGTGCCCACCATGGTCACGGTCGCCGTGGGCGTCGGCGCCGGCACCCGGGACCCCGCAGGCCGTGCCAACGTCGTCCGCGCGGTCCTCGGGCACCGGGGAGCACCGGCGGCCGCACGGTGAGCGGCCCGGAACGCCGGTTCCCCCGCGCCGTGTACGGCGGTGGGAGGGAGCCGGACGTCCGCTTCTCCCTGGCCAACGAACGCACGTTCCTGGCCTGGATCCGGACCTCCCTCGCCCTGCTGGCCGTCGGCATCGCCCTCGAGGCCCTGCCCCTGCCGATGGAGCCGGGGCTGCGCCGGGCGGCCGCGCTCCTCTTCCTCGCGATGGGCGCCGCGACACCGGTGCAGGCGTGGTTCGGGTGGGTGCGCGTCGAGCGGGCGATCCGCCACGACCGGCCCCTGCCCGCGTCGCTCCTCGCCGCACCGCTCACGGTCGGGATCCTGCTGGCCGTGGCGCTGCTCGGCGTCGGCGTCCTCGTCGCGTGAGGGGCGGCGCGCGGCACGTCCCCTTCGACCCGGGGCTGCAGCCCGAGCGGACCGCGCTGGCGTGGCGGCGCACGTCGCTCACCCTCATGGTCGGACCCCTGGTCGCCGTGCGGCTGCTGGCTCCGGAGCTCCGGGCCTCCGCCGTGGTCGTCGCGGCCCTCGGAGCCCTCGGCGGGTTCGCCCTGGCCGTCGGCGCGGCACGTCGGGACCGGCGCACCAGCGCCGCCCTCAGCGGCGTCGCCGGCTCCCCGGGCCTGCCCGGGGCGGGCCTACCCGGGGCGGGCCTCCTGCTGCTGCTCGCGACGGTGACCGCCGGGTGCGGGGCGGGCGTCGTCGTGCTCGTGCTGCTCGCCGGGTAGGCGCGAGCCCTCCGCAGCCTCAGGGCGGCGTCACGCCCCCGCGAGCCGCACCGTCACCGGTGTGCCCGCCTCGATCGTTCGCGACACCGTGCAGGTGCGATCGTGCGACGTCGCCAGGGCGCGCGGCAGGATCGCGCGCGCCGCGTCCCCTGCCTCGCCCTCGGGGAACGTGACCGTGAACGTCACCCGGACGTCCGTGAGGCGGTTGCCGGTCTCGTCGCGCACCTTGAGCGCCTCGACGTCGGCCGTGAACGTCTCGGGCGTCGCCCGGCGAGCCGTCACGGCGTCGACGTCGACGGCGCTGCACCCGGCGACCGCCGCGAGGAGCAGCTCCACGGGCGTGAAGTCCGTCCCGTCGCCGCCGCCCATCCGCACGACGCCGCCGCGGTCGTTGCTCGCGACGTACACCCCCTGGCCCTCGCGCCGGAGGGACACGTGGCGTCGACTCTGCTCGCTCATCGGACGATCGTCCCACTCGCGGCGCACCGACATGACCCCACGTGACAGAGCAGCGATGACAAGGGCCGTTCGGGTGACGACGAAACCGGGCGATGATCACCGACCGCCCGATACTCGGAGCACATCCACCCCGACCGAGGAGTCACAGTGCTCGACCTTGCCCCCACCATCTGCCGCCAGCGTCTCGTCGTCGAGGGCCTGTGCCGCGAGCCGATCACGGCGGAGGCCATCTCCGCGTACCTCTCGCGGCTCTCGAAGGAGATCGACATGGTCGCCCTCATGGAGCCGGCGACGCACCAGTCGCCGCTGTACGGCTGGGCCGGGTGGATCCACTGGGAGACGTCCGGCGCGCACTTCTACGCCTGGGACGAGCCCGACCTGTTCTTCAGCGTCGACATCTACGCCTGCAAGCCGTTCTCCGTCGACGCCGTCGTGACCTACACCCGCGAGTTCTTCGACGCGACGACGGTCGTCCACAAGGAGTTCTGATGGCACCGCACCTGGCGCTCCACTTCGACGTCACCGGCGACCTGCGGGAGTCGGCGCTCGCGTGCGAGGCCGAGGTCTTCTCCGCCTGGTACGGCAACACCCGCGAGGAGCTCGACCTGGAGTACGGCCCGTACGACGACGACTCGGCGTTCCTCGTCCTCGCGGCCGACGACGACGTGATCGGCGCGGTCCGGCTCCTGGCCCCGGGGGGCGCCGCGGGCCTCAAGACGCTCGTCGAGCTCGACCGCGAGCCCTGGGGGGTCGACGGGAGGCGTGCGGCCGCCGCGGCCGGGCTCGACCTGTCGACGACCTGGGAGATCGCTACCCTGGGCGTGCGCCGCGACACCAAGGCCCTGAGCCAGCACCTCGGGGTGGCGCTCTACCACGGGCTGATCAACGTGTGCCGCGCCAACGGCATGTCCGCCTACGTCGCCGTGCTCGACGAGCGCGTCCGGCGCATGCTGACCGCGGTCGGCCTGACGAGCCGCGCCCTGCCCGGCACCCGCACCGCGCCGTACCTCGGCTCGGCGGCGAGCACCCCGGTCTACACGATGTGCGCCTCGACGCTCGACGCCCAGCGGCGCGATCTGCCCGACGCGTACCGGCTCGTCACGCTCGGCGTCGGGCTCGACGGCGTCGACGTGCCGCCGCTGACCGAGTTCCGGCTGCGGCGCGACCGTTCGGCGTCGCCGGAGCGGGCCCTGCTCGACCCGCTCACCGCGGAGCCGCTCATGGCGTGACCCACCGCGGCCCGACGCCGTCGTCGCGTCGGGCCCGCGGGGCCGACGCGACCACGGCGACGCCCTCAGCGGTCCGCCTGGCCCCACGGGTGCGGGACGGCGGTCGCCGCCGCGTCCCACTCGCGCACCCAGCGCTCCACGTCGGCGGCGGGCATCGGACGGGCGATGTGGTAGCCCTGCAGGACGTCGACGCCGATCGGGAGGAGCTGCGCGGCGGCCTGCTCGTCCTCGACACCCTCGGCGACCAGGCGCATGCCGAGCGCGCGGGCCATCTGCGTCGTCGACTGGACGATCATGCGGCTGCGCTCGTCCGTCGCGACCGCCCGCACGAAGGAGCGGTCCATCTTGAGCTCCTGCACCGGGAGGTCCCGCAGGTACGCCAGGGACGAGAAGCCCGTGCCGTAGTCGTCGATCGAGACCTGGACGCCGTGCGTGCGCAGCTCGTGCAGCGCGGCACGGGCCCGCTCCGGGTCCGCCAGGAACGAGTCCTCGGTGACCTCCACGATGAGGCGGTCCGACGGCAGGCCCGACGCCGCGAGCGCGGAGAACAGCCGCGGCAGCAGCTGGCCCCCGACCAGCTCTGGCGGCGCCCAGTTCATCGCGACGCGCATACCGAGGCCGGCCGCGTACCAGCGCTGGGCGTCCGCGATGACCCGGCGCATCACCGTCTCGGTGAGGGCGGGCATGAGACCCGACCGGCGGGCGTCGGGCAGGAACGAGACCGGGAGCAGCAGCCCCTCGGTCGGGTGGGACCACCGCACGAGCGCCTCCACCGCGACCACCTGCCGCGTCCGGGCGTCCACCTGGGGCTGGTACCAGACCACGAGCTCGTCGCCCGCGAGCCCGGAGCGCAGCGCCTCGCCCTGGCGCAGCCGGTGCGCCGCGACACCGTCCTGCGAGGAGTCGAACAGCAGGACGCCGCACGCGGTCTGCTTCGCCTCGTACAT is a genomic window containing:
- a CDS encoding DUF202 domain-containing protein: MRGGARHVPFDPGLQPERTALAWRRTSLTLMVGPLVAVRLLAPELRASAVVVAALGALGGFALAVGAARRDRRTSAALSGVAGSPGLPGAGLPGAGLLLLLATVTAGCGAGVVVLVLLAG
- a CDS encoding OsmC family protein, which translates into the protein MSEQSRRHVSLRREGQGVYVASNDRGGVVRMGGGDGTDFTPVELLLAAVAGCSAVDVDAVTARRATPETFTADVEALKVRDETGNRLTDVRVTFTVTFPEGEAGDAARAILPRALATSHDRTCTVSRTIEAGTPVTVRLAGA
- a CDS encoding S-adenosylmethionine decarboxylase, with amino-acid sequence MLDLAPTICRQRLVVEGLCREPITAEAISAYLSRLSKEIDMVALMEPATHQSPLYGWAGWIHWETSGAHFYAWDEPDLFFSVDIYACKPFSVDAVVTYTREFFDATTVVHKEF